The following proteins are encoded in a genomic region of Montipora foliosa isolate CH-2021 chromosome 8, ASM3666993v2, whole genome shotgun sequence:
- the LOC137968373 gene encoding substance-K receptor-like, translating to MSNDSDLQNRTSNFDIFSSSECIAWLTARGIEAIAMVTLNALTIIVFLKERRLRKRRMYLTISLAVEDMFNSGPLKSSNPIAITGALLIFHYFPAVSISNLTAISLERMHATFRPFKHRLIKKKIFGAAVAAVWFTAGLFTIIILSRIQFNIIWNHVEAGAYSTFVLCCPFIILVSYTSIAIKFYCGTYPQHHGAIIRERKLTKTLFIVTVVSFTLLLPFLIANFLLHVSSGESLREKSSHQTRWLLQYFLTSLFCANSFINPLLYAFKMPDIKRALLLLLRCRSRTEPVQVLLHATKDLEFGIYIRYRLNGSLFDLRRLSARTKTLERLLIEALFADDCALMAHKENHLQVITDKFSEAATLFGLTISLSKTEVLLQPALVSSPQQPSITIDDTQLKNVESFRYLGSIISNDGSLDKEITTRIQKANQALGRLRTKVLQHKGLRLATKLKVYNAVVISSLLYGCETWTLYRRHVKQLEQFHTRSLRSIMRIRWQDRITNQEVLDRANSTSIEAKILQAQLR from the exons ATGAGCAATGATTCTGATCTACAAAACAGAACTTCAAATTTCGATATTTTTTCCTCATCGGAGTGCATTGCCTGGCTGACAGCACGTGGCATCGAGGCTATTGCTATGGTAACACTGAATGCACTGACAATCATTGTTTTCCTGAAAGAGAGACGACTTCGCAAGCGTAGGATGTACCTGACGATCAGCCTGGCAGTTGAAGATATGTTTAAT tcAGGGCCTCTTAAGTCGTCTAATCCCATTGCGATCACAGGTGCTTTGTTAATTTTCCATTACTTTCCAGCAGTCTCAATATCAAACCTTActgctatttctttggagcgtATGCACGCAACTTTTCGTCCATTTAAGCATCGACTCAtcaaaaaaaagatttttggagcagctgttgcggctgtttggtttacagctggTCTGTTTACAATCATCATTTTGTCACGGATTCAGTTCAATATCATTTGGAATCACGTGGAGGCAGGTGCATACTCTACATTCGTGTTATGTTGCccttttattatccttgtttcttacacgtccatTGCCATTAAATTTTACTGTGGAACGTATCCTCAACATCATGGTGCAATCAttcgagaaagaaaactgaccaagacactGTTCATCGTAACTGTTGTATCGTTCACTCTATTGCTGCCATTTCTAATTGCCAACTTTCTTCTTCATGTTTCTTCAGGGGAGAGTTTGCGGGAAAAAAGTTCTCATCAAACACGGTGGCTTTTACAGTATTTTCTAACCTCCTTATTTTGCGCGAACTCCTTCATAAATCCATTGCTATATGCATTTAAAATGCCAGACATCAAAAGAGCTCTGCTTTTATTATTGCGTTGCAGATCTCGCACGGAGCCAGTTCAG GTGTTACTTCACGCTACTAAAGACCTGGAATTTGGTATTTACATCAGATACCGCTTGAACGGTTCACTGTTTGATCTGAGACGCCTCTCAGCGAGAACGAAGACACTAGAGAGACTCCTAATTGAGGCGCTGTTCGCTGATGATTGTGCCTTGATGGCCCATAAGGAAAACCATCTGCAAGTAATCACTGACAAGTTCTCGGAAGCTGCAACGTTGTTCGGCCTGACAATCAGTCTCAGTAAGACCGAGGTTCTCCTTCAGCCTGCGCTTGTAAGCTCTCCTCAGCAACCTTCTATCACTATCGACGACACACAACTGAAGAACGTCGAGTCGTTTAGATACCTGGGCAGCATCATCTCCAATGATGGCTCTTTGGATAAAGAAATCACAACCAGGATACAGAAAGCAAACCAGGCACTTGGCAGACTCCGCACCAAGGTCCTACAGCACAAAGGCCTTCGCCTTGCAACTAAGCTCAAAGTTTACAATGCTGTAGTTATTTCTTCACTGCTCTACGGCTGTGAAACATGGACTCTGTACCGCAGACACGTTAAACAGCTGGAACAGTTCCACACACGATCATTACGATCAATTATGCGGATACGGTGGCAGGATCGGATCACAAATCAAGAAGTCCTTGACAGAGCCAATTCTACCAGCATTGAAGCTAAAATCCTTCAGGCACAACTACGCTGA